Proteins from one Salmonella bongori NCTC 12419 genomic window:
- the flgK gene encoding flagellar hook-associated protein FlgK, whose amino-acid sequence MSSLINHAMSGLNAAQTALNTVSNNINNYNVAGYTRQTTILAQANSTLGAGGWMGNGVYVSGVQREYDAFITNQLRGAQNQSSGLTTRYEQMSKIDNLLADKSSSLSGSLQSFFTSLQTLVSNAEDPAARQALIGKAEGLVNQFKTTDQYLRDQDKQVNIAIGSSVAQINNYTKQIANLNDQISRLTGVGAGASPNDLLDQRDQLVSELNKIVGVEVSVQDGGTYNLTMANGYTLVQGSTARQLAAVPSSADPTRTTVAYVDEAAGNIEIPEKLLNTGSLGGLLTFRSQDLDQTRNTLGQLALAFADAFNAQHTKGYDADGNKGKDFFGIGSPVIYSNSNNADKTVSLTAEVDDSTKVQATDYQIVFDGSDWQVTRLADNTTFTATKDVDGKLEIDGLKVTVGTGVQKNDSFLLKPVSDAIVEMKVKVTNEAGIAMASESKLDPDVDTGDSDNRNGQALLNLQNSDVVGGNKTFNDAYATLVSDVGNKTSTLKTSSTTQANVVNQLYKQQQSVSGVNLDEEYGNLQRYQQYYLANAQVLQTANALFDALLNIR is encoded by the coding sequence ATGTCCAGCTTGATTAATCACGCCATGAGCGGACTTAACGCCGCGCAAACTGCGTTAAATACGGTCAGTAATAACATCAACAATTATAATGTGGCGGGTTATACCCGGCAGACCACGATTCTGGCGCAGGCAAACAGTACGTTAGGTGCCGGCGGCTGGATGGGTAATGGCGTCTATGTTTCAGGCGTACAGCGCGAATATGATGCGTTTATCACCAATCAGCTGCGCGGGGCGCAAAACCAGAGCAGCGGATTGACCACACGCTATGAGCAAATGTCAAAAATTGACAACCTGCTGGCGGATAAATCCAGTTCACTATCTGGTTCATTGCAGAGTTTTTTTACCAGTCTGCAAACGTTGGTCAGTAATGCAGAAGATCCCGCAGCGCGTCAGGCATTAATTGGTAAAGCGGAAGGGCTGGTAAACCAGTTCAAAACTACCGATCAGTATCTGCGCGATCAGGACAAACAGGTTAATATCGCGATTGGCTCCAGTGTGGCGCAAATCAACAATTACACTAAGCAGATAGCCAATCTGAACGATCAAATCTCGCGTTTGACGGGCGTAGGCGCGGGCGCGTCGCCGAACGATTTGCTCGATCAACGTGACCAGTTGGTCAGTGAGCTGAATAAGATCGTTGGCGTGGAGGTGAGCGTACAGGACGGCGGAACCTATAACCTGACGATGGCCAATGGTTATACATTGGTACAAGGTTCGACAGCCCGTCAACTGGCGGCGGTACCTTCCAGCGCTGATCCAACACGTACTACTGTTGCTTATGTCGATGAGGCTGCCGGTAACATCGAAATTCCGGAAAAACTGCTGAACACCGGTTCGCTCGGCGGGCTGCTGACATTCCGTTCACAGGACCTGGATCAGACTCGTAATACGCTGGGGCAACTGGCGCTGGCATTTGCCGATGCGTTTAACGCGCAACATACCAAAGGCTATGACGCCGATGGCAATAAAGGCAAGGACTTCTTTGGCATCGGCTCGCCGGTGATTTACAGCAACAGTAATAATGCGGATAAAACGGTATCGCTAACCGCAGAAGTGGACGACAGTACGAAGGTTCAGGCAACGGATTATCAGATTGTTTTTGACGGCAGTGACTGGCAGGTTACTCGCCTTGCGGATAACACCACTTTCACGGCGACAAAAGACGTTGACGGAAAACTGGAGATTGACGGTCTGAAAGTGACGGTGGGCACCGGGGTGCAGAAGAACGACAGTTTCCTGTTGAAGCCTGTCAGTGATGCTATCGTTGAGATGAAAGTGAAAGTGACAAATGAAGCCGGGATTGCGATGGCTTCCGAGTCAAAACTTGATCCGGATGTCGATACTGGCGACAGCGATAACCGCAACGGCCAGGCGTTGTTGAACTTACAAAACAGCGACGTGGTGGGCGGTAACAAAACCTTTAACGATGCCTACGCTACGCTGGTCAGCGATGTAGGTAACAAAACTTCGACGCTAAAAACCAGCAGCACTACGCAGGCGAATGTGGTTAACCAACTTTATAAGCAGCAGCAGTCAGTTTCCGGCGTTAACCTCGACGAAGAATACGGCAATTTGCAGCGTTACCAGCAATATTATCTGGCCAATGCGCAGGTATTGCAGACCGCCAATGCGCTGTTTGATGCGTTACTGAATATTCGTTAA
- the flgC gene encoding flagellar basal body rod protein FlgC gives MALLNIFDIAGSALTAQSKRLNVAASNLANADSVTGPDGQPYRAKQVVFQVDAAPGQATGGVKVASVIESQAPEKRVYEPGNPLADANGYVKMPNVDVVGEMVNTMSASRSYQANVEVLNTVKSMMLKTLTLGQ, from the coding sequence GTGGCGCTGTTAAACATTTTTGATATTGCCGGATCGGCACTTACCGCACAGTCCAAACGGTTGAATGTCGCGGCCAGCAACCTGGCCAATGCGGACAGCGTCACCGGGCCGGACGGACAGCCTTATCGCGCTAAACAGGTCGTTTTTCAGGTTGATGCCGCGCCGGGGCAGGCGACCGGCGGCGTAAAGGTGGCCAGCGTGATTGAAAGCCAGGCGCCGGAAAAGAGGGTTTATGAGCCTGGCAACCCGCTGGCGGACGCTAACGGCTACGTCAAAATGCCCAATGTGGATGTGGTCGGTGAAATGGTCAATACCATGTCGGCCTCGCGCAGCTATCAGGCAAACGTCGAAGTCCTGAATACCGTAAAAAGCATGATGCTTAAAACGCTGACATTAGGCCAGTAA
- a CDS encoding flagellar basal body rod protein FlgF: protein MDHAIYTAMGAASQTLNQQAVTASNLANASTPGFRAQLNALRAVPVDGLSLATRTLVTASTPGADMTPGQLDYTSRPLDVALQQDGWLVVQAADGAEGYTRNGSIQVGPTGQLTIQGHPVIGEGGPLTVPEGSEITIAADGTISSLNPGDPPNTVAPVGRLKLVKAEGNEVQRGDDGLFRLTADAQAERGAVLAADPSIRIMSGVLEGSNVKPVDAMTDMIANARRFEMQMKVITSVDENEGRANQLLSMS, encoded by the coding sequence ATGGATCACGCAATTTATACCGCCATGGGGGCGGCCAGCCAGACGCTTAACCAGCAGGCGGTAACGGCCAGCAACCTGGCTAACGCCTCAACGCCCGGCTTTCGCGCGCAGCTCAATGCGCTGCGCGCGGTGCCCGTTGATGGCCTCTCTTTAGCGACGCGCACGTTGGTTACGGCCTCGACGCCGGGGGCGGATATGACCCCAGGTCAACTGGACTACACCTCCCGCCCGCTGGATGTGGCGCTACAGCAGGACGGCTGGCTGGTGGTGCAGGCGGCGGATGGTGCCGAAGGATATACCCGTAACGGGAGTATCCAGGTGGGTCCAACCGGACAGTTAACCATTCAGGGACATCCGGTAATCGGCGAAGGCGGCCCGCTTACCGTCCCGGAAGGGTCGGAAATCACCATTGCGGCAGACGGCACGATCTCCTCGCTCAACCCGGGTGACCCGCCGAACACGGTGGCGCCCGTTGGACGACTGAAGCTGGTCAAAGCGGAGGGTAACGAAGTGCAGCGCGGCGATGACGGTTTATTCCGCCTCACCGCCGACGCGCAGGCCGAACGCGGCGCGGTGCTGGCTGCCGATCCGTCTATTCGCATTATGTCGGGCGTGCTGGAAGGCAGTAACGTTAAGCCGGTTGACGCCATGACCGACATGATCGCCAACGCGCGCCGTTTTGAAATGCAGATGAAGGTTATCACCAGCGTTGATGAAAACGAAGGGCGAGCTAACCAACTGCTGTCGATGAGTTAA
- the flgJ gene encoding flagellar assembly peptidoglycan hydrolase FlgJ has translation MIGDGKLLASAAWDAQSLNELKAKAGQDPAANIRPVARQVEGMFVQMMLKSMREALPKDGLFSSDQTRLYTSMYDQQIAQQMTAGKGLGLADMMVKQMTSGQTMPADDAPQVPLKFSLETVNSYQNQALTQLVRKAMPKTPDSSDEPLSGDSKDFLARLSLPARLASEQSGVPHHLILAQAALESGWGQRQILRENGEPSYNVFGVKATASWKGPVTEITTTEYENGEAKKVKAKFRVYNSYLEALSDYVALLTRNPRYTAVTTAATAEQGAVALQNAGYATDPHYARKLTSMIQQLKAMSEKVSKTYSANLDNLF, from the coding sequence ATGATCGGCGACGGAAAACTGCTGGCCAGCGCGGCCTGGGATGCGCAATCTCTGAACGAACTTAAAGCGAAAGCGGGACAGGACCCGGCGGCGAATATCCGTCCGGTGGCCCGCCAGGTGGAAGGCATGTTTGTTCAGATGATGCTGAAAAGTATGCGTGAGGCGTTACCTAAAGATGGCTTATTCAGCAGCGATCAGACGCGTTTGTATACCAGTATGTATGACCAGCAGATCGCCCAGCAGATGACTGCCGGAAAGGGGCTGGGTCTGGCGGATATGATGGTTAAACAGATGACCAGCGGGCAGACGATGCCAGCGGATGACGCGCCTCAGGTGCCGCTGAAATTTTCGCTGGAAACGGTGAACAGCTATCAAAATCAGGCGCTGACCCAACTGGTGCGTAAAGCAATGCCAAAAACGCCGGACAGCAGTGACGAACCGCTCTCCGGCGACAGTAAAGACTTTCTGGCCCGGCTTTCGCTGCCGGCGCGGCTGGCCAGCGAACAGAGCGGAGTACCGCATCATTTGATTCTGGCGCAGGCGGCGCTGGAGTCCGGATGGGGGCAGCGGCAAATCCTGCGCGAGAATGGCGAGCCCAGCTACAACGTGTTTGGTGTGAAAGCTACCGCCAGCTGGAAAGGGCCGGTGACGGAAATTACCACCACCGAATACGAAAACGGCGAAGCGAAGAAGGTAAAAGCGAAATTCCGCGTTTATAACTCCTATCTGGAGGCGTTATCGGATTATGTCGCGCTGTTAACGCGTAACCCACGTTACACTGCGGTGACCACCGCCGCCACGGCGGAGCAGGGCGCTGTCGCACTGCAAAACGCCGGATATGCGACAGACCCTCACTATGCGCGCAAATTAACCAGCATGATCCAACAGTTGAAAGCGATGAGTGAAAAGGTCAGCAAAACTTACAGCGCGAATCTCGATAATCTCTTTTAA
- the flgL gene encoding flagellar hook-associated protein FlgL, with product MRISTQMMYQQNMSGITNSQAEWMKFGEQMSTGKRVTNPSDDPIAASQAVVLSQAQAQNSQYALARTFATQKVSLEESVLGQVTTAIQTAQEKIVYAGNGALSDDDRASLATDLQGIRDQLMNLANSTDGNGRYIFAGYKTEAAPFDQATGDYHGGEKSVTQQVDSARTMVIGHTGTQIFNHITSNAVPEPDGTASETNLFVMLDTAIAALNTPVDGNDVEKEKAAAAIDKTNRGLKNSLNNVLTVRAELGTQLSELSTLDSLGSDRALGQKQQMSDLVDVDWNSVISSYVMQQAALQASYKAFTDMQGMSLFQLNR from the coding sequence ATGCGTATCAGTACCCAGATGATGTATCAGCAAAATATGAGCGGCATCACTAACTCTCAGGCTGAATGGATGAAGTTTGGCGAACAGATGTCTACCGGTAAGCGCGTAACCAATCCCTCTGACGATCCGATCGCCGCGTCGCAGGCAGTGGTGCTTTCTCAGGCGCAGGCGCAAAATAGCCAGTATGCTCTGGCGCGTACATTTGCGACGCAAAAAGTCTCGCTGGAAGAAAGCGTACTCGGCCAGGTAACAACGGCGATTCAAACGGCGCAGGAAAAAATTGTCTATGCCGGAAACGGCGCGTTAAGCGACGATGACCGCGCTTCACTGGCGACAGATTTACAGGGTATCCGTGACCAGTTGATGAATCTGGCGAACAGCACAGACGGGAATGGTCGCTATATTTTTGCCGGGTATAAAACAGAGGCCGCGCCTTTCGACCAGGCCACGGGAGATTATCATGGCGGCGAAAAAAGCGTTACTCAGCAGGTAGATTCTGCGCGTACGATGGTGATTGGCCATACGGGAACGCAAATTTTTAATCACATCACCAGCAATGCGGTTCCGGAACCTGATGGTACGGCCTCCGAAACGAATTTGTTTGTTATGCTTGACACGGCAATTGCCGCGCTCAACACGCCGGTAGATGGCAATGACGTGGAAAAAGAAAAGGCTGCTGCTGCCATTGATAAAACGAATCGCGGTCTAAAAAACTCGCTTAACAACGTCCTGACCGTTCGTGCGGAGCTGGGTACGCAACTGAGTGAACTCAGTACCCTCGATTCACTGGGAAGTGATCGTGCGCTGGGTCAGAAACAACAGATGAGCGATCTGGTGGATGTTGACTGGAACTCGGTTATCTCTTCCTACGTGATGCAACAGGCGGCATTGCAGGCCTCCTACAAAGCGTTTACCGATATGCAGGGCATGTCGCTTTTCCAGTTAAACCGGTAA
- the flgG gene encoding flagellar basal-body rod protein FlgG: protein MISSLWIAKTGLDAQQTNMDVIANNLANVSTNGFKRQRAVFEDLLYQTIRQPGAQSSEQTTLPSGLQIGTGVRPVATERLHSQGNLSQTNNSKDVAIKGQGFFQVMLPDGTSAYTRDGSFQVDQNGQLVTAGGFQVQPAITIPANALSITIGRDGVVSVTQQGQAAPVQVGQINLTTFMNDTGLESIGENLYIETQSSGAPNESTPGLNGAGLLYQGYVETSNVNVAEELVNMIQVQRAYEINSKAVSTTDQMLQKLTQL from the coding sequence ATGATCAGTTCATTATGGATCGCCAAAACCGGCCTGGACGCGCAGCAAACCAATATGGATGTTATTGCCAATAACCTGGCAAACGTCAGCACCAATGGTTTTAAGCGTCAGCGCGCGGTATTTGAAGATCTGTTATACCAGACCATTCGCCAGCCGGGCGCGCAGTCTTCCGAGCAGACGACGTTGCCCTCCGGGCTGCAAATCGGTACCGGCGTGCGTCCGGTCGCCACGGAGCGTCTGCACAGCCAAGGGAATCTGTCGCAGACCAACAACAGTAAAGATGTGGCAATCAAAGGCCAGGGTTTTTTCCAGGTTATGCTGCCAGACGGTACGTCAGCCTATACCCGCGACGGCTCTTTCCAGGTGGACCAGAACGGCCAACTGGTGACGGCAGGTGGTTTTCAGGTTCAGCCTGCGATCACCATTCCCGCCAACGCGTTAAGTATCACGATTGGCCGCGACGGCGTAGTGAGCGTGACCCAACAGGGGCAGGCCGCGCCGGTTCAGGTTGGGCAGATCAACTTAACCACCTTTATGAACGACACCGGGCTGGAAAGCATCGGTGAGAACCTCTACATCGAAACGCAATCGTCCGGCGCGCCGAACGAAAGCACGCCGGGACTCAACGGCGCGGGGCTGTTGTATCAGGGATATGTCGAAACGTCTAACGTTAACGTGGCGGAAGAACTGGTGAACATGATTCAGGTTCAACGCGCCTATGAAATTAACAGTAAAGCAGTATCGACGACCGATCAGATGCTGCAGAAACTGACGCAACTTTAA
- the flgB gene encoding flagellar basal body rod protein FlgB translates to MLDRLDAALRFQQEALNLRAQRQEILAANIANADTPGYQARDIDFASELKKVMVRGREETGGVSLTLTSSHHIPAQAASSPAVDLLYRVPDQPSLDGNTVDMDRERTQFADNSLKYQMGLTVLGSQLKGMMNVLQGGN, encoded by the coding sequence ATGCTCGACAGGCTCGATGCCGCCTTACGATTTCAGCAAGAAGCGCTAAATCTGCGCGCGCAACGTCAGGAAATATTAGCGGCGAATATTGCCAACGCCGATACGCCGGGGTATCAGGCGCGCGATATTGATTTTGCCAGTGAGTTAAAAAAAGTGATGGTGCGTGGACGGGAAGAAACCGGCGGCGTCTCGTTGACGTTGACGTCCTCCCACCATATTCCCGCTCAGGCGGCCTCTTCTCCCGCAGTGGATCTGCTTTATCGCGTACCCGATCAACCTTCTCTGGATGGCAACACCGTGGATATGGACAGGGAACGTACGCAGTTTGCGGATAATAGTCTCAAATATCAGATGGGGCTTACCGTTTTGGGTAGCCAACTCAAAGGCATGATGAATGTGCTACAGGGAGGAAACTAA
- the flgE gene encoding flagellar hook protein FlgE, which translates to MSFSQAVSGLNAAATNLDVIGNNIANSATYGFKSGTASFADMFAGSKVGLGVKVAGITQDFTDGTTTNTGRGLDVAISQNGFFRLVDSNGSVFYSRNGQFKLDENRNLVNMQGMQLTGYPATGTPPTIQQGANPAPITIPNTLMAAKSTTTASMQVNLNSTDAKPAKNPFDPSDANTYNKKGSITVYDSQGNAHDMSIYYVKNNSNKWDVWTLDSSVAGATANKAAQMHFTENGTLNEIYNYRLTSTPPASPTWDLATTPNPEKEIQIITGEINGATPADFSLSFLNSMQQNTGSNNIVATNQNGYKPGDLVSYQINNDGTVVGNYSNEQEQVLGQIVLANFANNEGLASQGDNVWAATQASGVALLGTAGSGNFGKLTNGALEASNVDLSKELVNMIVAQRNYQSNAQTIKTQDQILNTLVNLR; encoded by the coding sequence ATGTCTTTTTCTCAAGCGGTTAGCGGCCTGAACGCTGCGGCCACCAACCTTGATGTTATTGGTAATAACATCGCCAACTCCGCTACCTATGGTTTTAAATCCGGTACGGCATCGTTTGCTGATATGTTCGCCGGTTCAAAAGTGGGGCTGGGCGTAAAAGTGGCGGGGATTACCCAGGATTTTACCGACGGTACCACAACGAACACGGGGCGTGGACTGGACGTCGCGATTAGCCAGAACGGTTTTTTCCGCCTGGTAGACAGCAACGGTTCCGTGTTCTATAGCCGTAACGGCCAGTTCAAACTGGACGAGAACCGTAACCTGGTCAATATGCAGGGGATGCAACTGACCGGCTATCCGGCCACCGGTACGCCGCCGACCATTCAGCAGGGGGCGAATCCTGCGCCGATCACTATTCCGAACACGCTGATGGCGGCAAAATCGACCACCACCGCGTCAATGCAGGTGAATCTGAACTCGACAGATGCGAAACCGGCAAAAAATCCATTCGATCCTTCCGATGCTAATACTTACAACAAAAAAGGGAGTATCACCGTTTATGACAGTCAGGGTAATGCTCACGATATGAGCATTTATTACGTTAAAAATAACAGTAATAAATGGGATGTCTGGACGCTTGATAGCAGTGTTGCTGGTGCTACGGCTAATAAAGCGGCTCAGATGCACTTTACCGAGAATGGTACGCTGAATGAGATTTATAACTATAGGCTGACAAGTACACCACCCGCTTCACCGACTTGGGATTTAGCGACGACACCTAATCCAGAAAAGGAAATACAGATCATCACTGGTGAGATTAATGGCGCCACGCCTGCGGACTTCTCACTCAGCTTCCTTAACTCTATGCAGCAGAACACCGGGTCGAACAATATTGTCGCTACCAATCAGAACGGCTATAAGCCGGGCGATCTGGTGAGCTACCAGATTAACAACGACGGCACCGTGGTTGGCAACTACTCCAACGAGCAGGAGCAGGTGCTGGGGCAGATTGTGCTGGCTAACTTTGCCAACAACGAAGGTCTGGCGTCCCAGGGCGATAACGTCTGGGCGGCGACGCAGGCCTCCGGGGTAGCGCTGCTGGGAACCGCCGGTTCCGGTAACTTCGGTAAGCTGACGAACGGTGCGCTGGAAGCCTCTAACGTGGATTTGAGTAAAGAGCTGGTGAATATGATCGTTGCGCAGCGTAACTACCAGTCGAATGCGCAGACCATCAAAACCCAGGATCAGATCCTCAATACGCTGGTTAACCTGCGCTAA
- the flgD gene encoding flagellar hook assembly protein FlgD: protein MSIAVTMNDPANTGVKTTTGSGSMTGSNAADLQSSFLTLLVAQLKNQDPTNPLQNNELTTQLAQISTVSGIEKLNTTLGAISGQIDNSQSLQATTLIGHGVMVPGTTILAGKGADEGAVTSTTPFGVELQQPADKVTATITDKDGRVVRTLEIGELKAGVHTFTWDGKQTDGTSVPDGSYNIAIAASNGGTQLVAQPLQFALVQGVTKGSDGNLLDLGTYGTTTLDEVRQII from the coding sequence ATGTCTATTGCCGTAACGATGAATGACCCGGCCAACACGGGCGTCAAAACCACGACGGGCAGCGGATCGATGACCGGGAGTAACGCGGCCGATCTGCAAAGTAGCTTCCTGACCTTGTTGGTCGCGCAATTGAAGAATCAGGACCCGACTAACCCTTTGCAGAATAATGAGCTTACCACGCAACTGGCGCAAATCAGTACCGTGAGCGGTATTGAAAAACTGAATACCACGTTGGGCGCTATTTCCGGGCAAATCGACAATAGTCAGTCGCTACAGGCAACCACGCTGATTGGACATGGCGTGATGGTGCCGGGCACCACGATCCTGGCGGGTAAAGGCGCGGATGAAGGTGCCGTTACGTCCACGACGCCGTTTGGTGTGGAACTGCAACAGCCTGCGGACAAAGTGACAGCAACCATTACTGATAAAGATGGCCGGGTCGTGCGTACGCTGGAAATTGGTGAGTTGAAAGCCGGGGTACACACCTTTACCTGGGATGGTAAGCAAACGGACGGCACCTCGGTACCTGATGGTTCTTACAACATTGCGATTGCCGCCAGCAATGGCGGAACGCAACTGGTGGCGCAGCCGCTGCAATTCGCTCTGGTGCAGGGCGTGACGAAGGGCAGCGACGGCAACCTGTTGGATCTCGGTACCTATGGCACCACTACCCTCGACGAAGTTCGGCAGATAATCTAA
- the flgH gene encoding flagellar basal body L-ring protein FlgH, which yields MQKNALHAYPLLALLAASLTGCAWIPAKPLVQGATTAQPIPGPVPVANGSIFQSAQPINYGYQPLFEDRRPRNIGDTLTIVLQENVSASKSSSANASRDGKTSFGFDTVPRYLQGLFGNSRADMEASGGNTFNGKGGANASNTFSGTLTVTVDQVLANGNLHVVGEKQIAINQGTEFIRFSGVVNPRTISGSNSVPSTQVADARIEYVGNGYINEAQNMGWLQRFFLNLSPM from the coding sequence ATGCAAAAAAACGCGCTTCACGCTTACCCATTATTGGCCCTGCTGGCCGCGTCGCTGACAGGATGCGCCTGGATACCCGCTAAACCGCTCGTGCAGGGGGCAACCACGGCACAGCCGATTCCGGGGCCGGTGCCGGTGGCGAATGGATCCATTTTTCAGTCTGCGCAGCCGATTAATTATGGCTATCAGCCGCTTTTTGAAGATCGTCGACCGCGTAATATCGGCGATACGCTCACGATTGTGTTACAGGAAAACGTCAGCGCCAGTAAAAGCTCGTCCGCGAATGCCAGCCGCGACGGCAAAACCAGCTTTGGCTTTGATACGGTACCGCGTTATTTGCAGGGGTTATTCGGGAACTCCCGTGCGGATATGGAGGCCTCAGGCGGCAACACTTTTAACGGGAAAGGTGGTGCGAATGCCAGCAATACTTTTAGCGGCACGCTGACCGTGACCGTCGATCAGGTACTGGCGAATGGCAATTTACATGTCGTGGGTGAAAAACAGATCGCGATTAATCAGGGAACGGAGTTCATCCGCTTCTCCGGCGTGGTGAATCCACGCACCATCAGCGGCAGTAATTCCGTACCCTCGACACAGGTGGCGGATGCGCGAATTGAATATGTCGGCAACGGCTATATTAACGAAGCGCAAAATATGGGCTGGCTGCAACGTTTCTTCCTTAATTTGTCGCCGATGTAA
- a CDS encoding flagellar basal body P-ring protein FlgI — MFKALAGIVLALVATLAHAERIRDLTSVQGVRENSLIGYGLVVGLDGTGDQTTQTPFTTQTLNNMLSQLGITVPTGTNMQLKNVAAVMVTASYPPFARQGQTIDVVVSSMGNAKSLRGGTLLMTPLKGVDSQVYALAQGNILVGGAGASAGGSSVQVNQLNGGRITNGAIIERELPSQFGAGNTINLQLNNEDFTMAQQITDAINRARGYGSATALDARTVQVRVPSGNSSQVRFLADIQNMEVSVTPQDAKVVINSRTGSVVMNREVTLDSCAVAQGNLSVTVNRQLNVNQPNTPFGGGQTVVTPQTQIDLRQSGGALQSVRSSANLNSVVRALNALGATPMDLMSILQSMQSAGCLRAKLEII; from the coding sequence GTGTTTAAAGCTCTTGCAGGAATCGTTCTGGCACTGGTTGCCACACTGGCGCACGCCGAACGCATTCGGGATCTGACCAGCGTCCAGGGCGTACGCGAAAACTCGCTGATCGGCTACGGGCTGGTGGTTGGGCTGGATGGTACCGGAGACCAGACGACCCAGACGCCGTTCACCACCCAGACGCTGAATAATATGCTGTCACAGCTGGGGATTACGGTCCCCACCGGCACCAATATGCAGTTGAAAAACGTGGCGGCGGTCATGGTGACGGCCTCGTATCCGCCTTTTGCGCGTCAGGGGCAAACGATTGATGTGGTGGTCTCCTCGATGGGGAATGCCAAAAGTCTGCGCGGCGGGACATTATTAATGACGCCATTAAAAGGGGTCGACAGCCAGGTGTATGCCCTGGCGCAGGGGAATATTCTGGTCGGCGGCGCGGGGGCTTCTGCTGGTGGCAGTAGCGTGCAGGTTAACCAGCTTAACGGCGGACGCATCACTAACGGGGCGATTATCGAACGTGAGTTACCAAGTCAGTTTGGCGCCGGAAACACCATTAATCTGCAATTGAACAACGAAGATTTTACGATGGCGCAGCAAATTACCGACGCCATCAACCGCGCCCGCGGATACGGCAGCGCCACTGCGCTTGATGCGCGAACGGTGCAGGTACGCGTGCCCAGCGGCAATAGTTCGCAGGTGCGTTTTCTGGCGGATATTCAAAATATGGAAGTGAGCGTGACGCCGCAGGATGCAAAAGTTGTGATCAATTCGCGTACGGGGTCGGTAGTCATGAATCGAGAAGTGACGTTGGATAGCTGCGCCGTGGCGCAGGGTAATTTGTCAGTGACGGTCAACCGCCAGCTCAACGTCAACCAGCCGAATACGCCATTTGGCGGCGGTCAGACCGTAGTGACGCCACAGACCCAGATAGATTTGCGCCAAAGCGGAGGGGCACTACAAAGCGTGCGTTCCAGCGCCAATCTGAACAGCGTAGTGCGCGCGCTGAATGCGCTTGGCGCGACACCGATGGATCTGATGTCGATTTTGCAGTCTATGCAAAGTGCGGGCTGCCTACGCGCTAAACTGGAAATTATCTGA